In Sporichthya polymorpha DSM 43042, a genomic segment contains:
- the serB gene encoding phosphoserine phosphatase SerB translates to MAADRTLLVTITGRDRPGVTAALFDALVGYDVEVVDVEQVVIRGRLVLGVLVAPGTEEAGLRAAVTKVATELGMDVEIASGTGDNLPRRDGRLHVTVLGHPLRTAAMAGVAARIAERGANIDRIMRLSRSPVTSLELDVSGVTDTEDLRIALAAEASARGVDIAVHPAGLHRRGKRLVVMDVDSTLIQGEVIEMLAAHAGFGEQVAEITEAAMRGELDFEQSLRARVALLAGLDASAIDEVRASVKLTPGARTLIRTLKRLDHEVAIVSGGFTQITDGLVAELSLDYAAANTLEIVDGKLTGQVVGPVVDRAFKARALEQFASLAGVPLSQTVAIGDGANDLDMLAKAGLGVAFNAKPLVRRQARAAINVPYLDALLFLLGISREEVEAADALDALAPN, encoded by the coding sequence ATGGCCGCCGACCGCACCCTTCTCGTGACGATCACCGGGCGGGACCGTCCCGGCGTGACCGCGGCCCTGTTCGACGCGCTGGTGGGGTACGACGTCGAGGTCGTCGACGTCGAGCAGGTCGTGATCCGCGGCCGGCTCGTGCTCGGGGTGCTGGTCGCGCCGGGGACCGAGGAGGCCGGGCTGCGTGCCGCGGTCACCAAGGTCGCGACCGAGCTGGGCATGGACGTCGAGATCGCATCCGGCACCGGCGACAACCTGCCCCGCCGCGACGGGCGGCTGCACGTGACCGTCCTCGGCCACCCGCTGCGGACCGCGGCGATGGCCGGCGTCGCGGCGCGGATCGCCGAGCGCGGGGCGAACATCGACCGGATCATGCGGCTGTCCCGCTCCCCCGTCACCAGCCTCGAGCTAGACGTCTCGGGCGTCACGGACACCGAGGACCTGCGGATCGCCCTCGCCGCCGAGGCCTCGGCCCGTGGCGTCGACATCGCCGTGCACCCGGCCGGGCTGCACCGCCGGGGCAAGCGGCTCGTCGTGATGGACGTCGACTCGACGCTGATCCAGGGCGAGGTCATCGAGATGCTGGCCGCGCACGCCGGCTTCGGCGAGCAGGTCGCGGAGATCACCGAGGCCGCCATGCGCGGGGAGCTCGACTTCGAGCAGTCCCTCCGCGCCCGCGTCGCCCTGCTTGCGGGGCTCGACGCCTCGGCCATCGACGAGGTGCGCGCGTCGGTCAAGCTCACCCCGGGCGCCCGGACGCTGATCCGGACGCTGAAGCGGCTCGACCACGAGGTCGCGATCGTCTCCGGCGGGTTCACCCAGATCACCGACGGTCTCGTCGCTGAACTCAGCCTCGACTACGCCGCGGCGAACACGCTCGAGATCGTCGACGGGAAACTCACCGGCCAGGTGGTGGGGCCGGTCGTCGACCGCGCGTTCAAGGCGCGGGCGCTCGAGCAGTTCGCCTCGCTCGCGGGGGTCCCGCTCTCGCAGACCGTCGCGATCGGCGACGGCGCGAACGACCTCGACATGCTCGCGAAGGCCGGCCTCGGCGTCGCGTTCAACGCCAAGCCGCTGGTCCGCCGGCAGGCCCGGGCCGCGATCAACGTGCCCTACCTCGACGCCCTGCTGTTCCTGCTCGGCATCTCCCGCGAGGAGGTCGAGGCCGCCGACGCCCTCGACGCCCTCGCCCCCAACTGA
- a CDS encoding alpha/beta hydrolase family protein: MSRARTTGVGAVLLALSALAACSDDGAQPAGAEAPSASTAPSVVPTASPDAPDGPALPEVTDERSLAAVMREELPASRIRTVAVESRTDAYTRSRVTYRAGDLTISGVLLRPRGEGPFPGVVLNHGYIDPDVYRPGQGLAREQDRLARAGFVVLHTDYRGHAGSDEPVDDFDRESRLGYTRDTIAAVLALEQEPYVDADRMAMLGRSMGGGVTLNALVVRPGLVEAAIIYASVSSLLHENVEHFTRRSRPNQADRIYAEYGTPDEAPEFWAGLSARSHFDRVSDPLLIHHGRVDDTCPYRWATATQRALVDAGADSELLTYDGEGHTFYSRWSESMDRTIAFLRRHLGISPRS; this comes from the coding sequence GTGTCCCGCGCGCGCACCACCGGCGTCGGAGCGGTGCTGCTCGCGCTCAGCGCCCTCGCCGCCTGCAGCGACGACGGGGCACAGCCCGCCGGTGCGGAGGCGCCGTCGGCGAGCACCGCTCCGTCGGTGGTTCCGACGGCCTCCCCCGACGCCCCGGACGGCCCCGCGCTGCCCGAGGTGACCGACGAGCGGTCGCTGGCGGCGGTGATGCGGGAGGAGCTCCCGGCGAGCCGGATCCGGACGGTTGCGGTCGAGTCGCGGACCGACGCGTACACACGGTCCCGGGTCACCTACCGGGCGGGGGACCTGACGATCTCCGGCGTCCTCCTGCGCCCCCGGGGCGAGGGTCCGTTCCCCGGCGTCGTGCTCAACCACGGGTACATCGACCCGGACGTCTACCGGCCGGGCCAGGGGCTCGCCCGGGAGCAGGACCGGCTCGCCCGGGCCGGGTTCGTCGTCCTGCACACCGACTACCGGGGGCACGCGGGCTCCGACGAGCCCGTCGACGACTTCGACCGGGAGAGCCGTCTCGGCTACACCCGCGACACGATCGCGGCCGTCCTCGCGCTCGAGCAGGAGCCGTACGTCGACGCGGACCGGATGGCGATGCTCGGCCGGTCCATGGGCGGTGGAGTGACGCTGAACGCGCTCGTCGTCCGGCCCGGCCTGGTCGAGGCCGCGATCATCTACGCCTCCGTCAGTTCACTGCTCCACGAGAACGTCGAGCACTTCACCCGGCGCAGCCGGCCGAACCAGGCCGACCGGATCTACGCCGAGTACGGCACGCCCGACGAGGCGCCGGAGTTCTGGGCGGGCCTGTCCGCCCGGTCGCACTTCGACCGCGTCTCCGACCCGCTGCTGATCCACCACGGCCGCGTCGACGACACCTGCCCGTACCGGTGGGCGACCGCCACCCAGCGCGCGCTGGTGGACGCCGGTGCCGACAGCGAACTGCTGACCTACGACGGCGAGGGCCACACGTTCTACAGCCGCTGGTCGGAGTCGATGGACCGGACGATCGCCTTCCTCCGCCGCCACCTGGGCATCTCGCCCCGGTCCTGA
- a CDS encoding SixA phosphatase family protein — MKRRLVLLRHAKAERGSTTDHERPLTARGRADAIAAGRCLAESKLAPDLTICSTATRAKETWVLAATELEDGIETTYERAVYHADLEDLVALLRETPDDVQTLLLVGHNPGLHYLVQTLAGSGPEHLLREAREHLATSGIAALEFDVPWSELDPGAGRLFEYVVARG, encoded by the coding sequence ATGAAGCGCCGCTTGGTCCTGCTCCGGCACGCAAAGGCCGAGCGGGGTAGCACCACCGATCACGAGCGCCCGCTGACCGCCCGCGGCCGCGCCGACGCCATCGCCGCCGGCCGCTGCCTGGCCGAGTCGAAACTGGCCCCCGACCTCACGATCTGCTCGACGGCGACGCGGGCCAAGGAGACCTGGGTCCTCGCCGCCACCGAGCTGGAGGACGGCATCGAGACGACCTACGAGCGCGCGGTCTACCACGCCGACCTCGAGGACCTCGTCGCCCTGCTCCGCGAGACCCCGGACGACGTGCAGACGCTGCTCCTCGTCGGCCACAACCCCGGCCTGCACTACCTCGTGCAGACGCTGGCCGGCAGCGGCCCGGAGCACCTGCTGCGCGAGGCCCGGGAACACCTCGCCACCTCCGGCATCGCGGCGCTGGAGTTCGACGTGCCCTGGTCCGAGCTGGATCCCGGCGCCGGTCGGCTCTTCGAGTACGTGGTCGCCCGGGGCTGA
- the fabI gene encoding enoyl-ACP reductase FabI, which produces MSLLDGKRILVTGVLTDASIAFHVARLAQEEGAQVVLSSYGRVLRLTGRIAGRLPKPAEVLELDVTNPEHLAALPDNVRGAGLDGLDGVVHSIGFAPEAALGGNFLDTSWEDVATAVQVSTYSYKALAMAAKPMFPSSGGSIVGLTFDATVAWPKYDWMGIAKAGLESCSRYLAKYLGPEGIRSNLVAAGPIRTMAAKSIPGFDEFENVWTERAPIGWDLNDPVPAAQACVALLSDWFPATTGEIVHVDGGVHAMGG; this is translated from the coding sequence ATGTCGCTGCTCGACGGCAAGCGGATCCTGGTCACCGGCGTGCTCACCGACGCCTCGATCGCCTTCCACGTCGCGCGCCTGGCGCAGGAGGAGGGCGCGCAGGTCGTCCTGTCCTCCTACGGGCGCGTGCTGCGCCTGACCGGCCGGATCGCGGGTCGGCTGCCGAAGCCGGCCGAGGTTCTCGAGCTCGACGTCACGAATCCCGAGCACCTGGCCGCGCTGCCGGACAACGTCCGCGGCGCCGGGCTCGACGGCCTCGACGGCGTCGTGCACTCGATCGGCTTCGCGCCCGAGGCCGCGCTCGGCGGGAACTTCCTCGACACGTCGTGGGAGGACGTCGCGACCGCCGTTCAGGTCTCGACCTACTCCTACAAGGCCCTGGCGATGGCGGCCAAGCCGATGTTCCCGTCCTCCGGCGGCTCGATCGTCGGCCTGACGTTCGACGCCACCGTCGCCTGGCCGAAGTACGACTGGATGGGCATCGCGAAGGCGGGCCTGGAGTCCTGCTCGCGGTACCTGGCCAAGTACCTCGGCCCCGAGGGGATCCGGTCGAACCTGGTCGCCGCCGGCCCGATCCGCACGATGGCCGCGAAGTCGATCCCCGGGTTCGACGAGTTCGAGAACGTCTGGACCGAGCGCGCCCCGATCGGGTGGGACCTGAACGACCCGGTCCCGGCCGCCCAGGCCTGCGTGGCCCTGCTCTCGGACTGGTTCCCGGCCACCACCGGCGAGATCGTCCACGTCGACGGCGGCGTCCACGCGATGGGTGGCTGA
- the fabG gene encoding 3-oxoacyl-[acyl-carrier-protein] reductase, which translates to MADRSVLVTGGNRGIGRAIAEAFVAAGDKVAVTYRSGELPDGVLGVKCDVTDGAAVEAAFAEAEAAHGPVEIVVANAGITKDTLLLRMSEEDFTSVLDTNLTGAFRVAKRASKSMLRQRKGRIIFISSVVGLLGSPGQVNYAASKAGLVGMARSMARELGSRSITANVVAPGFIETAMTAELTEDRQKEILASVPLTRYGSVEEIAGVCVFLAGPEASYITGAVIPVDGGLGMGH; encoded by the coding sequence GTGGCAGACCGCTCCGTACTGGTGACCGGAGGAAACCGCGGCATCGGCCGCGCGATCGCCGAGGCCTTCGTCGCAGCCGGCGACAAGGTCGCGGTCACCTACCGCTCGGGCGAACTGCCCGACGGCGTGCTCGGGGTCAAGTGCGACGTCACCGACGGCGCCGCCGTCGAGGCCGCCTTCGCCGAGGCCGAGGCCGCCCACGGGCCGGTCGAGATCGTCGTCGCCAACGCGGGCATCACCAAGGACACGCTCCTGCTCCGGATGAGCGAGGAGGACTTCACCTCCGTCCTCGACACCAACCTGACCGGCGCCTTCCGGGTCGCCAAGCGCGCCTCGAAGTCGATGCTGCGCCAGCGGAAGGGCCGGATCATCTTCATCTCCTCCGTCGTCGGCCTGCTGGGCTCGCCCGGCCAGGTGAACTACGCGGCCTCGAAGGCCGGCCTGGTCGGCATGGCGCGGTCGATGGCGCGCGAGCTCGGGTCGCGCAGCATCACCGCGAACGTCGTCGCCCCCGGCTTCATCGAGACCGCGATGACCGCGGAGCTGACCGAGGACCGGCAGAAGGAGATCCTTGCGTCAGTCCCGCTGACCCGGTACGGCTCGGTCGAGGAGATCGCCGGCGTCTGCGTGTTCCTCGCCGGGCCGGAGGCCTCCTACATCACCGGCGCGGTCATCCCGGTCGACGGTGGCCTCGGCATGGGCCACTGA